In Citrus sinensis cultivar Valencia sweet orange chromosome 4, DVS_A1.0, whole genome shotgun sequence, one DNA window encodes the following:
- the LOC102628614 gene encoding WPP domain-associated protein-like, whose product MFTPILEFSHVFGNFELQAQEKLADKVLRLEEMKHRLDLLVELVSSIQKRELLYRTAFIRRRKNLQMAETEVDLLGDQVDALIGLLDKIYTTLHQHSPVLQQHFEMSNDVSEILKLIQKELIGEIH is encoded by the exons ATGTTTACACCTATACTGGAGTTTTCACACgtatttggaaattttgagCTCCAAGCACAAGAAAAATTAGCAGACAAAGTTTTGAG GTTGGAAGAGATGAAGCATCGATTAGATTTGCTTGTTGAGCTTGTTTCCTCAATACAAAAACGGGAATTACTCTACAGAACAGCATTTatcagaagaagaaagaatctCCAAATGGCTGAAACTGAG GTGGATCTGCTGGGCGATCAAGTGGATGCGCTCATAGGCTTACTTGATAAGATATACACAACACTGCATCAACATTCACCTGTATTGCAACAGCATTTTGAGATGAGCAATGAt GTCTCAGAGATACTGAAGTTGATCCAGAAAGAACTAATTGGAGAAATTCATTAA